One Bemisia tabaci chromosome 7, PGI_BMITA_v3 DNA window includes the following coding sequences:
- the LOC109035259 gene encoding uncharacterized protein — MLYCYQLSKTRHHEVYRRANFYLVSGVHKRPAWEIYRINRNERARRFALPSQFMRGIDPKDKLVGVLENICDDFEVHEKLSEHLVLLDFLPSEMFDSFSDYFCINDLVVFQSQSLFYDYVLPLHTAYLEAVWNVVRVFNIFYDRQLIIQDYGEN, encoded by the coding sequence ATGCTATACTGCTACCAACTCAGCAAGACTCGTCATCATGAGGTCTATAGGAGAGCCAATTTCTACCTCGTGAGCGGGGTGCATAAAAGACCCGCCTGGGAGATATATAGAATAAATAGAAATGAAAGAGCGAGGAGATTTGCCTTACCTTCGCAATTCATGCGAGGCATCGACCCAAAAGATAAATTAGTCGGTGTCCTCGAAAATATATGCGATGACTTCGAAGTTCATGAAAAACTCTCCGAACACCTGGTCCTTCTCGATTTTCTGCCCAGTGAGATGTTTGATAGCTTCAGTGATTACTTTTGCATCAACGATTTGGTCGTCTTCCAAAGCCAAAGCTTGTTCTATGATTATGTGCTGCCTCTTCACACCGCGTACCTCGAAGCCGTATGGAATGTAGTGCGcgttttcaacattttctacGACCGCCAACTTATT